In Candidatus Bathyarchaeota archaeon, one genomic interval encodes:
- a CDS encoding FAD-dependent oxidoreductase codes for MINDAQVEVEEGTTILEASRKIEVYIPTICYHPDLSPPNKAKSVEAVYRGNTEIVNHSSEKEFEGCRLCLVQVEGQEELVLSCCTPVSDGMKVYTETEQVRKARKVELMRILAKHPHACLICAQKEGCTTEPCSTNVPVEERCCPHFGNCELERVAEYIGIREDTPRYMPQNLLVVEDEPLFLRDYNLCIGCTRCVRACQDLRGVGALGFVYKNGEVFVGTVAPTLMDSDCRFCGACVEVCPTGALRDKELKAAKREVDLVPCKYACPAGVDVPKYVQLVSESKFAEAAAVIREKLPLPNVLAHACSRPCESVCRRLNVNEAIAIRWLKRFAMENDTGIWRQKLKIAESTGKKVAIIGSGPAGLSAAYYLARLGHSVTVFEAMPEPGGMMRYGVQEYRLPKEIVDKDVQGIVDLGVDVKTGVVFGKDLTFESLKEKGFDAVLIAAGLQTSLRLKVEGADLDGIVGGLDFLRDSRLGKAPTVKGRVLVIGGGSVAMDVALTALRLGASDVQAVCLEKPVEMPAFPWEIQQALEEGIKIHNSYGVKNFSGKDGRVTAVELMRCVSVFDEEGRFNPTYDENETKIMEIDMLLLAIGQTPDLSWRTADQPNISKTRLVQVKSPNMETSIPDVFACGDIIKGPGSIVEALASGREAAFAVDRHLGGTGTLEDRSVEVEEPNPWLGKVEKFGYNQSIQMPSLPVEKRRGNFFEVELGYDKKMAQEEAGRCLRCDLRLCIQQAPEPPEKWLPLKEENVKVVPEAEGVYQLLDEDKEIVYIKGTVNLKQALEHQLTTNTTAKYFIFEEAKMYTMRESELLQQYIKRHGKMPQQNTEIEEDLY; via the coding sequence TTGATCAACGACGCTCAAGTCGAGGTTGAAGAAGGCACAACCATACTTGAAGCATCCAGAAAAATAGAGGTTTATATCCCAACCATCTGTTATCATCCCGATCTGTCACCACCTAACAAGGCTAAGTCTGTTGAAGCTGTCTATCGTGGCAACACGGAAATCGTGAACCATTCTTCTGAGAAGGAGTTTGAAGGTTGCAGATTATGTTTGGTCCAAGTTGAGGGTCAAGAAGAACTTGTCCTATCATGTTGTACACCAGTTTCTGATGGCATGAAGGTTTACACCGAAACTGAGCAGGTTCGGAAAGCGAGAAAGGTTGAGTTGATGCGGATTTTAGCCAAGCATCCCCATGCTTGTTTGATCTGCGCCCAGAAGGAGGGTTGCACGACAGAGCCCTGTTCAACGAACGTTCCGGTGGAGGAGCGTTGTTGTCCCCACTTTGGAAACTGTGAACTGGAAAGGGTTGCAGAATACATTGGAATCAGAGAGGACACTCCACGCTATATGCCTCAAAACCTGCTTGTCGTAGAGGATGAGCCTCTCTTTCTGCGAGACTACAACCTATGCATCGGATGCACTCGGTGCGTCAGAGCGTGTCAGGATCTTCGCGGTGTTGGAGCTCTAGGCTTCGTTTACAAGAATGGAGAGGTTTTCGTTGGTACGGTTGCGCCGACGCTTATGGATTCTGATTGCCGGTTCTGTGGGGCTTGTGTGGAAGTTTGTCCAACTGGAGCCTTGAGAGATAAGGAGTTGAAGGCTGCTAAGCGTGAGGTCGACTTGGTTCCATGCAAGTATGCTTGTCCAGCAGGGGTTGATGTTCCAAAATATGTCCAACTTGTCTCTGAAAGCAAGTTCGCTGAGGCTGCTGCTGTCATAAGGGAGAAGTTGCCGTTGCCGAACGTTCTGGCTCACGCTTGTTCCCGTCCATGTGAAAGCGTTTGTAGGCGTCTGAATGTTAACGAGGCTATTGCGATTCGTTGGTTGAAACGTTTTGCAATGGAGAACGATACAGGGATATGGAGGCAAAAGCTGAAGATTGCAGAATCCACTGGTAAGAAGGTTGCCATAATCGGGTCAGGTCCGGCAGGACTTAGCGCTGCTTATTACTTGGCCAGACTGGGGCATTCGGTTACTGTTTTTGAGGCCATGCCCGAACCAGGGGGAATGATGCGATATGGTGTTCAGGAATACCGCCTGCCTAAAGAAATTGTTGATAAGGACGTTCAAGGAATTGTTGATCTGGGTGTGGATGTCAAGACAGGTGTGGTTTTTGGAAAGGATCTGACGTTCGAGTCTCTCAAGGAGAAAGGATTTGACGCTGTTCTTATTGCTGCGGGTTTGCAGACTAGCCTGAGGTTGAAAGTTGAAGGTGCCGACCTTGATGGCATAGTTGGTGGACTCGACTTTCTGAGGGATTCTAGACTTGGGAAAGCTCCTACGGTGAAGGGTAGAGTCTTGGTGATTGGCGGCGGTAGTGTTGCGATGGATGTGGCTTTGACAGCCTTGAGGCTTGGAGCTAGTGATGTGCAGGCTGTTTGTTTGGAGAAGCCTGTGGAGATGCCTGCTTTTCCATGGGAGATTCAGCAAGCACTTGAAGAAGGTATAAAAATACACAACTCCTACGGAGTCAAGAATTTCTCAGGCAAGGACGGCAGAGTAACGGCAGTTGAGCTTATGCGTTGCGTCTCAGTGTTCGATGAGGAAGGAAGATTTAATCCGACCTATGATGAAAATGAAACGAAGATTATGGAAATTGACATGCTTTTGCTTGCGATTGGGCAGACTCCAGACCTTTCGTGGCGGACAGCAGATCAGCCAAACATATCAAAGACGAGGCTGGTTCAAGTCAAGTCGCCCAATATGGAGACTAGCATTCCTGACGTGTTTGCTTGTGGGGACATCATTAAAGGTCCGGGTTCTATTGTTGAGGCTTTGGCTTCAGGTAGGGAGGCTGCTTTTGCCGTTGACAGACATCTTGGGGGAACCGGAACCCTTGAGGACAGGTCTGTTGAGGTTGAGGAACCGAATCCATGGCTTGGAAAAGTGGAGAAGTTTGGGTACAACCAGTCTATTCAAATGCCCAGTTTGCCCGTTGAAAAACGGAGAGGAAACTTTTTTGAGGTTGAACTTGGATACGACAAAAAAATGGCCCAAGAAGAGGCAGGCCGTTGTCTAAGATGCGATTTAAGATTGTGCATTCAACAGGCTCCTGAACCCCCAGAAAAATGGTTGCCGTTGAAAGAAGAAAACGTAAAAGTTGTTCCAGAAGCAGAAGGCGTTTATCAGCTTTTAGACGAGGATAAGGAGATTGTTTACATTAAGGGAACGGTGAACCTTAAACAAGCGTTGGAACATCAGCTCACAACCAATACTACGGCAAAATACTTCATTTTTGAAGAAGCGAAGATGTACACAATGAGAGAAAGCGAGCTACTTCAACAGTACATAAAAAGACACGGAAAAATGCCCCAACAAAACACAGAAATCGAAGAAGACCTATACTAA
- a CDS encoding Zn-ribbon domain-containing OB-fold protein: protein MSMVKFEKIKRPEKIGLPFMLDFYPLQDEKNTRISQFFKSLKEGHLTTTKCKECGKVLWPPRIMCPECLSESLEWVDLGVEGELYAFTEIRLGAPLGFVEDVPFCVGIVKIGSLLISARIDDAKYEDLKIGDKVNLKIVELPDSRVFYRFSKDKEQ, encoded by the coding sequence ATGAGCATGGTGAAGTTTGAGAAGATAAAGCGTCCAGAAAAGATAGGGCTTCCGTTCATGCTGGATTTCTATCCGTTGCAAGATGAGAAGAACACCAGGATCAGCCAGTTCTTTAAGAGCCTTAAGGAAGGACACTTAACTACAACGAAGTGCAAGGAGTGCGGAAAAGTTTTGTGGCCTCCAAGAATTATGTGTCCTGAATGTCTTTCTGAAAGCCTCGAATGGGTCGACTTAGGCGTGGAAGGCGAATTGTATGCTTTCACTGAGATAAGGCTCGGTGCTCCATTGGGTTTTGTCGAAGACGTACCCTTCTGCGTCGGCATAGTCAAGATCGGCAGTTTACTCATTTCGGCCAGAATCGACGACGCCAAATACGAAGACCTCAAAATCGGAGACAAAGTCAACCTAAAAATAGTTGAATTGCCCGACAGCAGAGTCTTCTACAGATTCAGCAAAGATAAGGAACAATAG
- a CDS encoding 3-ketoacyl-CoA thiolase, producing the protein MKQVAIVAGGEAKAGRRAASWRDLVQEAGKALFEDVDNLSPKDVDSIFVGAAQPERFAFLSYVAPLVAEYIGVTPRKVIARTELACVSGQAAIRYAWNCVATGMSDIAVAIGVEKMYQPDMAEAQTTMTCVLDREWDGINCFSAPPIFAVTAQRHMYEFGTTEEQMALVSVKNHHYSSLNPIAHLRKEVTVEAVLKSPVVAPPLKLFDCCPMTDGSAGVILVRAEDAKKYTDTPMYLIGSGQYAIGNVINNLASLAEWVPLKLAAKEAWRTAKITKDDVDIAEVHDCFTISEIMEYEGLGFCETGKGGQFIEDGEPYIGGKVAVNPSGGIMGCGHPLGATSIYHTFEILKQFRGDVDKGRYVEGAEIGIQHSLSGAANLHSILVCSRELR; encoded by the coding sequence ATGAAACAAGTTGCCATAGTTGCTGGGGGTGAGGCAAAGGCTGGTAGGAGAGCTGCCAGCTGGAGGGACCTAGTGCAAGAAGCAGGAAAAGCGTTGTTTGAGGATGTTGACAATTTATCGCCTAAGGATGTTGACTCTATCTTTGTTGGGGCGGCTCAGCCTGAGAGGTTTGCTTTTCTGTCTTATGTGGCTCCTTTGGTTGCTGAATATATTGGTGTGACTCCTAGGAAGGTTATTGCGAGGACGGAGCTTGCTTGTGTTTCGGGTCAGGCGGCGATCCGTTATGCGTGGAATTGTGTTGCGACGGGTATGTCTGATATTGCTGTTGCTATTGGGGTGGAGAAGATGTATCAGCCGGACATGGCTGAGGCTCAGACGACTATGACGTGCGTTTTGGATCGAGAATGGGACGGAATTAACTGTTTTTCTGCTCCTCCGATTTTTGCTGTGACGGCTCAGAGGCACATGTATGAGTTTGGCACCACTGAGGAGCAGATGGCTTTGGTTTCCGTGAAAAATCACCATTACTCGTCGTTGAATCCTATTGCTCATCTTCGGAAAGAGGTTACTGTTGAGGCAGTACTTAAATCGCCGGTGGTGGCTCCTCCGCTTAAACTTTTTGATTGTTGCCCTATGACGGATGGGTCGGCTGGGGTTATTCTGGTTCGGGCTGAGGATGCGAAGAAGTACACGGATACGCCGATGTATCTTATCGGGTCCGGTCAATACGCTATCGGAAACGTAATCAACAATCTGGCAAGCTTGGCGGAGTGGGTTCCACTCAAGCTGGCTGCAAAGGAGGCCTGGAGAACAGCGAAGATCACGAAGGATGATGTTGATATCGCTGAAGTACACGACTGCTTCACGATCTCCGAGATTATGGAGTATGAAGGGCTTGGATTCTGTGAAACAGGCAAGGGTGGACAATTCATTGAGGATGGGGAACCATACATTGGAGGGAAGGTGGCTGTAAACCCTAGTGGCGGAATCATGGGTTGTGGTCATCCTTTAGGCGCGACCTCTATTTATCACACCTTTGAAATACTGAAGCAATTCAGGGGAGACGTTGACAAAGGAAGATATGTTGAAGGCGCTGAAATCGGGATTCAGCACAGTCTAAGTGGGGCAGCGAATCTGCATTCTATACTGGTCTGTTCAAGGGAGCTGAGATGA
- a CDS encoding crotonase has translation MEFRNLLYEKSGGIATITINRPKALNALNEETIPEFFSSLEDAEKDENVRVIVITGAGEKAFCAGLDLKTVMDISVIKAVETSRLGQKLTLAIEELGKPVIAAINGYALGGGLELAMACDIRIASENARIGQTEVNVGLIPGWGGTQRLPRLVGKGIAKELVFTGKMIDAKTAERIGLINMVVPPEKLKSAVEELAKIIMSKPPIAIKLAKELINRSIETDQGTGLVHEAEAFGILASTEDYREGVSAFIEKRKPEYKGK, from the coding sequence ATGGAATTTAGGAACCTTCTATATGAGAAAAGTGGTGGAATAGCAACTATAACCATAAATCGCCCCAAAGCTCTGAACGCGCTAAACGAGGAAACCATCCCAGAGTTTTTTTCAAGTCTTGAAGATGCAGAAAAGGACGAAAACGTTAGGGTCATAGTGATTACTGGAGCTGGTGAAAAAGCCTTTTGCGCCGGGTTAGACCTTAAAACGGTGATGGATATCAGTGTGATAAAGGCGGTGGAGACCTCAAGACTTGGGCAGAAATTGACTTTGGCGATTGAGGAGCTTGGAAAGCCTGTGATTGCAGCCATCAACGGCTACGCCCTCGGGGGAGGCTTAGAACTCGCAATGGCATGCGACATCAGGATAGCATCGGAAAACGCCAGAATTGGACAGACAGAGGTAAATGTTGGATTGATTCCTGGCTGGGGAGGAACACAACGTTTACCGCGACTTGTCGGAAAGGGAATAGCCAAAGAGCTTGTATTCACTGGGAAGATGATTGACGCCAAAACGGCTGAAAGAATCGGCTTGATTAACATGGTTGTGCCACCAGAAAAGCTCAAATCAGCTGTTGAGGAACTTGCCAAAATAATCATGAGCAAGCCTCCAATCGCTATAAAGCTAGCCAAAGAGCTCATCAATAGAAGCATTGAAACAGATCAAGGGACGGGGCTAGTGCATGAAGCAGAGGCCTTCGGAATACTGGCTTCGACGGAGGACTATAGGGAAGGGGTATCAGCGTTCATAGAGAAAAGAAAACCAGAATATAAAGGAAAATAG
- a CDS encoding 3-hydroxyacyl-CoA dehydrogenase family protein codes for MKVRKIAVLGAGLMGHGIAQVAAQVAKFEVNLRDIKQEFLDKGMSMINNSLQKFLKKGLIGENEFKETLERIHPILDLKEAVADADLIIEAVPENLKLKKSVLSEVDKFAKPDAILASNTSSISITELASATSHPEKFVGLHFFNPPQLMKLIEIIRGAKTSDETINTIVEVAKKMEKEPVVVKKDCAGFIVNRILVPALNEAISLVWEGIAEPEDVDKAIRLGLNWPMGPLKLADYLGLDTTLSIAEVLRDDLNPKYSPCPLLRQMVRAGLLGRKTGKGFYDWTKR; via the coding sequence ATGAAAGTTCGAAAAATAGCTGTCCTTGGAGCCGGGTTAATGGGCCACGGCATAGCCCAAGTTGCAGCTCAAGTGGCGAAGTTCGAGGTCAACCTCAGAGACATCAAGCAGGAATTTCTGGACAAAGGAATGTCCATGATAAACAACAGCCTGCAAAAATTCCTAAAGAAGGGTCTAATCGGAGAGAACGAATTTAAGGAGACCTTGGAGAGAATTCATCCAATCTTGGACCTAAAAGAAGCCGTTGCCGATGCAGACCTAATTATTGAGGCTGTTCCAGAGAATCTAAAGTTGAAAAAAAGCGTGCTTTCGGAAGTCGATAAATTCGCGAAGCCTGATGCCATCTTAGCTTCAAACACCTCTTCTATAAGCATAACAGAACTCGCTTCAGCCACAAGTCATCCAGAGAAATTCGTTGGGCTACACTTCTTTAATCCACCGCAACTAATGAAACTGATAGAGATTATCCGTGGAGCGAAAACTTCGGATGAAACCATAAACACAATAGTCGAAGTTGCCAAAAAAATGGAGAAGGAGCCAGTCGTGGTCAAAAAGGATTGTGCAGGCTTCATTGTGAATAGAATTTTGGTTCCAGCATTGAACGAGGCCATTTCTCTTGTTTGGGAGGGAATAGCCGAGCCAGAAGACGTAGACAAGGCGATAAGGCTTGGACTGAATTGGCCAATGGGCCCCCTAAAATTGGCCGACTACCTTGGATTGGACACGACTCTTTCCATAGCTGAAGTTCTGCGGGACGACCTTAACCCGAAATACAGCCCATGCCCACTGCTGAGACAAATGGTTCGAGCGGGACTTCTCGGAAGAAAGACTGGTAAGGGCTTTTATGACTGGACAAAGCGGTGA